A single region of the Stenotrophomonas sp. Marseille-Q4652 genome encodes:
- the hflK gene encoding FtsH protease activity modulator HflK, which produces MAWNTPGKGGDGPNDNRRAPWRPRGGNGGGNWGGFPGPLKDMFNGGALRWVAIAVALLVVFSSFQLIGEQQRGVVLRFGQFSRILQPGPNFKLPWPIESVTKVNATQIKTFSSQVPVLTRDENIVNVSLNVQYRVDDPRLYLFGSVDADQVLEQAAQSAVREQVGRADLNTVLNNRGPLAAAAEERLQASLSAYRTGLSVTGVTLPDARPPEEVKPAFDEVNGAQQVKERLINEAQAYAAKVVPEARGQASRARTTAEGYKQAMVARAQGDAQRFSLLQAEYRNAPEVTRKRLWLETVQAVLAENRKVIGGDGRQLIYVPMPADAGRTSANPMITPEVLAPAATTQAADPIRNPDRNVSRSAGREEAR; this is translated from the coding sequence ATGGCCTGGAATACACCCGGCAAGGGCGGAGATGGCCCCAACGACAACCGACGTGCGCCCTGGCGGCCGCGTGGTGGCAATGGCGGCGGCAACTGGGGCGGTTTCCCCGGTCCGCTGAAGGACATGTTCAATGGCGGCGCGCTGCGCTGGGTGGCGATTGCCGTGGCCCTGCTGGTGGTGTTCAGCAGCTTCCAGCTGATCGGCGAACAGCAGCGGGGCGTGGTCCTGCGCTTCGGCCAGTTCTCGCGCATCCTGCAGCCGGGCCCGAACTTCAAGCTGCCGTGGCCGATCGAGTCGGTGACCAAGGTCAACGCGACCCAGATCAAGACCTTCTCCAGCCAGGTGCCGGTACTGACCCGCGACGAGAACATCGTCAACGTCTCGCTCAACGTGCAGTACCGCGTCGACGACCCGCGCCTGTACCTGTTCGGCTCGGTCGATGCCGACCAGGTGCTGGAGCAGGCCGCGCAGAGCGCGGTGCGCGAGCAGGTCGGCCGCGCCGATCTCAACACCGTGCTCAACAACCGTGGCCCGCTGGCCGCAGCCGCCGAGGAGCGCCTGCAGGCCTCGCTCTCCGCCTACCGCACCGGCCTGTCGGTGACCGGCGTGACCCTGCCCGACGCACGTCCGCCGGAAGAAGTGAAGCCGGCCTTTGACGAGGTCAACGGCGCCCAGCAGGTCAAGGAACGCCTGATCAACGAAGCCCAGGCCTACGCGGCCAAGGTCGTGCCCGAAGCCCGCGGCCAGGCCTCGCGCGCCCGCACCACCGCCGAGGGTTACAAGCAGGCCATGGTTGCCCGCGCCCAGGGTGACGCGCAGCGCTTCAGCCTGCTGCAGGCCGAGTACAGGAACGCTCCGGAAGTCACCCGCAAGCGCCTGTGGCTGGAAACCGTGCAGGCCGTGCTGGCCGAGAACCGCAAGGTCATCGGTGGCGACGGCCGCCAGCTGATCTACGTGCCGATGCCGGCCGATGCCGGCCGCACCAGCGCCAACCCGATGATCACCCCGGAGGTGCTGGCTCCGGCCGCCACCACCCAGGCCGCCGATCCCATCCGCAATCCCGACCGCAATGTTTCGCGCTCGGCCGGTCGTGAGGAGGCCCGCTGA
- a CDS encoding YhdH/YhfP family quinone oxidoreductase: MTLPARFPAFRIHNDEAGYRWGIEQLGLDQLSAGEVVIRARWSSVNYKDALAGTGKGKILRRFPAVGGIDVAGEVVASTDPAFREGDAVLATGCGLSEVRDGGYSQYVRLEARSTIPLPAGLSLREAMVMGTAGFTAALALLRMQDNRQAPELGPLAVTGATGGVGSLAVDIFSRAGYEVHAVSGKADQVDYLKRLGASEVLGRDALATTRPMESARFGGGLDNVGGPMLTSLLAQTQPWGSVVSAGLAASGELNATVMPFIIRGVSLLGVTSSNAPRHLREQVWERLASDWKPRHLDAICTREATLAELPQVFDTMLQGRSFGRTVVRID; this comes from the coding sequence ATGACCCTTCCCGCCCGCTTTCCCGCCTTCCGCATCCACAACGACGAGGCCGGCTACCGGTGGGGGATCGAGCAGCTGGGGCTGGACCAGCTGAGCGCCGGCGAGGTGGTGATCCGGGCGCGCTGGTCCTCGGTCAACTACAAGGACGCGCTGGCCGGCACCGGCAAGGGCAAAATCCTGCGCCGGTTCCCGGCCGTGGGCGGCATCGACGTGGCCGGCGAGGTGGTTGCCTCCACCGATCCGGCCTTCCGCGAAGGCGACGCGGTGCTGGCCACCGGCTGCGGCCTGAGCGAGGTCCGCGACGGCGGCTACAGCCAGTACGTGCGCCTGGAAGCCCGGTCCACCATTCCCCTGCCCGCCGGGCTGTCACTGCGCGAGGCGATGGTGATGGGCACGGCCGGCTTCACCGCGGCGCTGGCGCTGCTGCGCATGCAGGACAACCGGCAGGCGCCGGAGCTTGGGCCGCTGGCGGTGACCGGTGCCACCGGCGGGGTCGGCTCGCTGGCCGTGGACATCTTCAGCCGCGCCGGCTACGAGGTGCACGCCGTCAGTGGCAAGGCCGACCAGGTGGACTACCTCAAGCGCCTGGGCGCCAGCGAGGTCCTGGGCCGCGACGCGCTGGCGACCACCAGGCCCATGGAGTCGGCACGCTTCGGGGGCGGCCTGGACAACGTCGGCGGGCCGATGCTCACCAGCCTGCTGGCGCAGACCCAGCCGTGGGGCAGCGTGGTCAGCGCCGGCCTGGCGGCCAGCGGCGAACTCAACGCCACGGTGATGCCCTTCATCATCCGCGGCGTGAGCCTGCTCGGCGTGACCTCGTCCAACGCGCCGCGACACCTGCGCGAGCAGGTGTGGGAGCGCCTGGCCAGCGACTGGAAGCCGCGCCACCTCGATGCCATCTGCACCCGCGAGGCCACGCTGGCCGAACTGCCGCAGGTGTTCGACACCATGCTGCAAGGGCGTTCGTTCGGCCGCACCGTGGTGCGCATCGACTGA
- the hflC gene encoding protease modulator HflC — protein MKNSLWIGLIVAALLGLLGSVYVVREDQTAMVLNLGRVVRADIQPGLHFKVPVVESARVFDRRFQVLDTAPARYFTAEQKDVSVDFFAIGYIADVRSYFRATGGDNRVANARLAPIITDSLRNQINSRTLQQLVSGDRSELIAGQLDTINEAVKPLGMQIIDLRIKQIDLPTDSQVITDVYERMRAQRKQEAAKLRAEGEEQALTIRAQADRESTVIVAEAERDAQQLRGEGDAQAAAIYGKAGSADPSFYAFYRSLEAYRNSMSDGNGVIVLDKNDPFLQYLKNDR, from the coding sequence ATGAAGAATTCCCTTTGGATTGGCCTGATCGTCGCCGCGCTGCTGGGCCTGCTCGGCTCGGTGTACGTGGTCCGCGAGGACCAGACCGCGATGGTGCTCAACCTCGGCCGCGTGGTGCGTGCCGACATCCAGCCCGGCCTGCACTTCAAGGTGCCGGTGGTGGAATCGGCGCGGGTGTTCGACCGCCGCTTCCAGGTGCTGGACACCGCCCCGGCGCGTTACTTCACCGCCGAGCAGAAGGACGTGAGCGTGGACTTCTTCGCCATCGGCTACATCGCCGACGTGCGTTCGTACTTCCGCGCCACCGGCGGTGACAACCGGGTGGCCAATGCCCGCCTGGCGCCGATCATCACCGACTCGCTGCGCAACCAGATCAACTCGCGCACCCTGCAGCAGCTGGTTTCCGGCGACCGCAGCGAGCTGATCGCCGGCCAGCTGGACACCATCAACGAGGCCGTCAAGCCGCTGGGCATGCAGATCATCGACTTGCGCATCAAGCAGATCGACCTGCCGACCGACAGCCAGGTGATCACCGACGTCTACGAGCGCATGCGCGCCCAGCGCAAGCAGGAGGCCGCCAAGCTGCGCGCCGAGGGCGAGGAGCAGGCGCTGACCATACGTGCCCAGGCAGACCGCGAGAGCACCGTGATCGTGGCCGAGGCCGAGCGCGATGCGCAGCAGTTGCGAGGCGAGGGCGATGCCCAGGCCGCGGCGATCTACGGCAAGGCCGGTTCGGCCGACCCGTCGTTCTACGCGTTCTACCGCTCGCTGGAGGCCTACCGGAACTCGATGAGCGACGGCAACGGCGTGATCGTGCTCGACAAGAACGACCCGTTCCTGCAGTACCTCAAGAACGACCGCTGA
- the pilH gene encoding twitching motility response regulator PilH, translated as MARILIVDDSPSQLLGIQRIVEKLGHETITATDGAAGVEAAKASLPDLVLMDVVMPNLNGFQATRTLKREPTTSHIPVILVTTKDQDTDRMWGMRQGARAYITKPFSEHELSEVIERIFSNEEPPAA; from the coding sequence ATGGCGCGCATCCTGATCGTTGACGATTCACCGTCGCAGTTGCTGGGCATCCAGCGCATCGTCGAGAAGCTTGGCCACGAAACCATCACCGCCACCGATGGCGCCGCCGGGGTGGAGGCCGCCAAGGCCTCGCTGCCTGACCTGGTGCTGATGGACGTGGTGATGCCCAACCTCAACGGCTTCCAGGCCACGCGCACGCTCAAGCGCGAACCCACCACCTCGCACATCCCGGTGATCCTGGTGACCACCAAGGACCAGGACACCGACCGCATGTGGGGCATGCGCCAGGGCGCCCGCGCCTACATCACCAAGCCGTTCTCCGAGCACGAACTGTCCGAAGTGATCGAGCGGATCTTCAGCAACGAGGAACCGCCGGCGGCCTGA